The Dunckerocampus dactyliophorus isolate RoL2022-P2 chromosome 1, RoL_Ddac_1.1, whole genome shotgun sequence genome has a segment encoding these proteins:
- the harbi1 gene encoding putative nuclease HARBI1, with amino-acid sequence MAISIAVLDCDLLLHGRGHKTLDRFNLCSVSDDFLLIQFGFPRDFIQYLVELLRESLCRRTQRSRAISPEVQVLAALGFYTSGSFQTSMGDTIGISQASMSRCVSNVTKALVEKAPQFITLNRDAAIREQTFQEFQRVAGLTGVLGVLDCVQVSIKAPNSEDSSYVNKKGFHSVGCQLVCDARGLLLSAETHWPGGLKSVEVLERSDLFKHLQGTQEGYLLGDSRYPLKKWLMTPVVCPQSPAEFEYNLAHTATHEIVDRTFRAIQTRFRCLDGTKGYLQYSPERSSSIVLACCVLHNASLQSGLDAWTLERTDPLEQPEILEQRPEDRDIQAEELRKQLILKHFS; translated from the exons ATGGCGATTTCAATAGCCGTTCTGGATTGTGATCTACTGTTGCATGGCCGGGGCCACAAGACCTTGGACCGTTTCAACCTGTGCTCGGTGTCTGACGACTTCCTCCTCATACAATTCGGCTTCCCCAGAGACTTCATCCAGTATTTGGTGGAGCTGCTCAGAGAG TCCCTCTGTAGACGCACACAGAGGTCCAGAGCCATCAGTCCTGAGGTCCAGGTACTGGCCGCATTGGGCTTCTACACATCTGGCTCTTTTCAGACATCAATGGGAGATACCATCGGAATCAGCCAGGCATCCATGTCGAGATGTGTGTCCAATGTGACCAAAGCTCTGGTTGAGAAAGCTCCCCAGTTCATCACACTGAACAG agatgctgccATCAGAGAGCAGACTTTCCAGGAGTTCCAGAGGGTGGCGGGATTGACTGGAGTCCTGGGAGTGCTGGACTGCGTTCAGGTCTCCATTAAAGCTCCCAACAGCGAAGACTCGTCCTACGTGAACAAGAAGGGTTTTCACTCTGTTGGCTGTCAGCTAGTTTGTGATGCCAGGGGCTTGCTACTCAGCGCAGAAACCCACTGGCCTGGCGGCCTTAAGAGTGTGGAAGTTTTGGAGAGATCTGACCTTTTCAAACATCTGCAGGGAACTCAGGAGGGCTATTTGCTGG GCGATAGCCGTTATCCCCTAAAAAAGTGGTTGATGACCCCCGTGGTGTGCCCGCAATCCCCTGCAGAGTTTGAATATAACCTTGCTCACACGGCCACGCATGAGATAGTGGATCGAACGTTCAGAGCCATCCAGACCAGATTCAGATGTTTAGATGGCACCAAAGGATACTTGCAG TACTCACCAGAGAGGAGTTCGTCCATTGTGTTGGCCTGTTGTGTTCTCCACAACGCCTCCCTGCAGTCAGGATTGGACGCTTGGACTCTGGAGAGGACAGACCCTCTGGAGCAGCCCGAAATTCTGGAGCAAAGACCTGAGGACCGTGACATCCAGGCGGAGGAACTGCGCAAACAGCTCATCCTCAAGCACTTCAGCTAA